The proteins below are encoded in one region of Anguilla anguilla isolate fAngAng1 chromosome 3, fAngAng1.pri, whole genome shotgun sequence:
- the si:ch211-168f7.5 gene encoding uncharacterized protein si:ch211-168f7.5, giving the protein MAGRRGCMNSLWSGSERVRFGERLKASLAGILELDLLRFRHLEMVEGALGRRDGTERQRGSSEWISADGTARSRRQQVQSVSDSGLPCFSSFGDGVDSRWSTLSWDIPSDPLSPPTPDLSGAAQLDCDSRPSSGFYSVSGSSLSDSCCSVCSEGVQGALGGAAGVRSSWGPVDCRPHSADHTASHWRECRQQPTQGATEEKGERRPVSTGDLEVSGLLFLSDLCSGLGQSQLASFYPNASNQPRLQLDPKFCSDLVSRKTKEVYPYPSPLHAVALQSPLFTSPQDPTPPNANPNLPPTSEANRHDEPKTEDSVLTRQQAPSHLSQLDQYISKLVLQYHSRATTDLGSRPGSRKWSSGPARGSSQSLTSFDSHSTTSTMTVTQRKSFFGNSGSIGASGNGKGGGSCRNSINLGNLSSLNGENLNLSFQLNLNLNLNPNLNSNLSLDSKNVKEVMGSYGYLGNETLARTPPPTSSTTSTSSTWRGRKRISTCLQTVSHRGSLEIKGTGFSPQGFSRSMDWSGISQELEENPAKLCEGSPKISENSARVCEISRVSGLPRSVVVGLLEEGVELDEDCFRTEAERGEAFPDGTPATSPSPYSHSQLPESDQSACHSSASLQSHSTIYPHSELDLHLPPHCPASFSDGLSTPSAHGQAVHAARQSTPTAHFDCHPSALAHPLPHPLSHLQTPSPPGSPADSQLSAHSARPAAHSPSLSQSRSPFLPAPLSVFHRDSPSQTSLPRFRVHRSPLEGDWRPRGGSLRQESGAGWESGGRGWRRAEGERLYQGKHASRELVRASTVSSFAGRESCNRWEEEAEGDLSGTAKRGTSFRKRLEGLFGGKEKERGVGSKRDGGRQNTSSEKSCSSVKKGKTEEEGEQENPSKHKGRGWSSRNSGLRPAGGLFRSESQGVLDRRFHKQSSKERRQQWVSSLEIARSGMEYTSQGLSLERARAFGGGGEDERLSSTASLFHLSRSQSPEGSCLSLSPLSSPSLSPPPPPARMTRSRSFRDLGRRVFGSVKPFSFKTQSLRK; this is encoded by the exons GTCCAGTCTGTCTCTGATTCGGGGCTGCCCTGCTTCAGCAGTTTTGGGGACGGTGTTGACTCGCGTTGGTCCACTTTGTCCTGGGACATTCCTTCGGACCCGCTGTCCCCCCCTACCCCGGACCTCTCCGGCGCCGCCCAGCTGGACTGCGATTCGAGGCCCAGTTCAG GCTTCTACTCAGTCAGCGGGAGCTCCCTGTCTGACTCTTGCTGCTCCGTTTGCAGCGAGGGGGTTCAGGGGGCACtcgggggggctgctggggtcAGGAGCAGCTGGGGGCCCGTGGACTGCCGGCCTCACTCCGCAGATCACACCGCCTCCCACTGGCGGGAATGCAGACAGCAGCCAACCCAGGGTGCAACggaagagaagggagagaggaggccaGTCTCTACAG GGGACCTTGAAGTCAGTGGCCTCCTATTCTTGTCTGACCTTTGCTCTGGTCTAGGTCAGTCACAGCTGGCGTCATTCTATCCTAATGCATCAAACCAGCCTCGACTTCAGCTGGACCCAAAATTCTGCTCAGACTTGGTGTCCCGCAAGACAAAAGAGGTGTACCCCTACCCCAGTCCGCTTCATGCTGTGGCACTCCAAAGCCCTCTGTTCACCTCGCCTCAAGACCCGACGCCTCccaacgctaaccctaacctacCCCCCACCTCAGAGGCGAATCGGCACGACGAGCCGAAAACTGAGGACTCTGTGCTGACCCGACAGCAGGCCCCATCACACCTTTCTCAGCTGGATCAGTACATTTCAAAGCTGGTTCTCCAGTACCATTCCAGGGCCACCACAGACTTGGGTTCCAGACCTGGTTCCCGGAAGTGGAGCTCTGGTCCTGCACGTGGGTCAAGCCAGTCACTGACTTCTTTCGATAGCCACAGTACAACCTCAACCATGACTGTGACCCAGCGCAAATCTTTCTTTGGGAACTCTGGGAGCATCGGTGCAAGTGGCAATGGAAAGGGGGGTGGCAGTTGCAGGAATTCCATAAATTTGGGAAACCTATCATCCTTGAATGGTGAAAATTTGAATTTAagttttcaattaaatttgaatttgaatttgaatccaAATTTGAACTCAAATTTAAGTTTGGACTCAAAAAATGTGAAGGAAGTGATGGGCTCATACGGCTACCTGGGAAATGAGACCCTTGCCcgtacccctccccccacttctTCCACTACCTCCACATCGTCAACTTGGAGAGGCAGAAAAAGGATCTCTACCTGCCTGCAGACGGTCAGTCACCGTGGGTCACTGGAGATAAAGGGGACGGGATTCAGTCCGCAGGGCTTCTCCCGGTCCATGGACTGGAGTGGCATTTCACAAGAGCTGGAGGAAAATCCGGCCAAGCTCTGTGAAGGTTCTCCCAAGATTAGCGAGAATTCGGCCAGGGTCTGCGAGATATCTCGAGTTTCAGGGCTCCCTCGGTCGGTGGTTGTGGGGCTTCTGGAGGAAGGGGTGGAGCTGGATGAAGACTGCTTCAGgactgaggcagagaggggtGAGGCTTTTCCAGATGGGACGCCAGCTActagcccctccccctactCCCACTCCCAGCTACCAGAGTCTGATCAGTCCGCCTGCCACTCAAGTGCCTCGCTCCAGAGCCACTCAACAATTTACCCGCACTCAGAGCTGGACCTCCACCTACCCCCACACTGCCCTGCCTCCTTCTCAGATGGCCTCTCCACACCCAGCGCTCACGGCCAGGCGGTCCACGCGGCCAGACAATCCACGCCCACGGCTCACTTTGACTGCCACCCCTCTGCTCTGGCTCATCCTCTCCCCCATCCTCTTTCTCACCTCCAAACGCCGTCTCCGCCTGGCTCCCCCGCCGATTCCCAGCTCTCCGCGCACTCGGCTCGTCCCGCCGCCCACTCTCCGTCCCTGTCGCAGTCACGCTCTCCCTTCCTGCCGGCGCCGCTCTCCGTCTTCCATCGCGACTCTCCCTCCCAGACCTCCCTTCCCCGCTTCCGTGTGCACCGGTCCCCCCTGGAGGGAGACTGGCGGCCGAGGGGAGGGTCACTCAGACAGGAGTCAGGCGCAGGTTGGGAGTCGGGGGGAAGGGGATGGAGGAGAGCAGAAGGCGAACGATTATATCAGGGCAAGCATGCCTCCAGGGAGCTTGTTAGGGCCTCGACAGTAAGCAGCTTTGCCGGAAGGGAGAGCTGTAacaggtgggaggaggaggcggagggagATCTCAGCGGCACCGCAAAAAGAGGAACAAGTTTTCGGAAGAGGCTAGAGGGGTTGTTtggggggaaagagaaggagaggggggtgggcagCAAGAGAGATGGCGGGAGGCAGAACACGTCATCAGAAAAATCGTGCAGCAGTGTGAAAAAAGGGAAgactgaggaggagggggagcaaGAGAACCCCTCGAAACACAAGGGGAGAGGTTGGAGCAGTCGAAATTCTGGTCTGCGCCCAGCAGGGGGGCTGTTTCGCAGTGAGTCCCAGGGAGTGTTGGACCGTCGGTTCCACAAGCAGAGCTCCAAGGAAAGGCGACAGCAGTGGGTGTCCTCCCTGGAGATTGCCCGGTCGGGGATGGAGTACACTTCACAAGGCCTCAGCCTGGAGCGGGCGAGAGCTTTCGGCGGCGGGGGCGAGGATGAGCGCCTTTCCTCCACTGCCAGCCTGTTCCACCTCTCCCGTTCTCAGAGTCCAGAAGGTAGttgtctctccctttcccctctctcttccccatccctctctcctcctcctcccccggcACGTATGACACGCTCTCGCTCGTTCCGAGATCTTGGGAGAAGGGTCTTTGGCTCGGTGAAGcctttcagttttaaaacccAGAGTTTGAGAAAATGA
- the ttc9c gene encoding tetratricopeptide repeat protein 9C, translating to MASCSPSAAVELGAVGGVGSKVDAQLQDAVRLKTEGNACYREKRIRAAIGRYHRALLVLRGLDSDVTAAVQGFGPQMPTTTPKQEELLRSTQVDCYNNLAACLLQRECVDYARVQEYSLRVLQWRAGDIKALYRAGVAALELGDAQTARHYLSQASRGQPNDPNVRRYLQRAEERLSSDYQREKALYKGMFAKQKDEAGEGGVDSGVTQK from the exons ATGGCAAGCTGTTCCCCCTCGGCCGCGGTAGAACTCGGAGCTGTGGGCGGAGTTGGGTCAAAGGTAGACGCTCAGCTTCAGGATGCGGTGCGACTGAAAACCGAGGGGAACGCATGCTACCGCGAGAAGCGCATTCGCGCCGCCATCGGACGGTACCACCGCGCGCTGCTTGTACTCCGTGGACTGGACTCTGATGTCACAGCAGCGGTCCAGGGCTTTGGCCCCCAGATGCCGACTACGACCCCCAAGCAAGAGGAGCTGTTGAGGAGTACGCAAGTGGATTGCTATAATAACCTAGCAG CCTGTCTGCTCCAGCGGGAATGTGTTGACTATGCTCGGGTTCAAGAATACAGTCTGCGGGTGCTTCAGTGGCGAGCAGGAGACATTAAGGCGCTGTACAGGGCAGGAGTGGCCGCGCTGGAGCTGGGAGACGCACAGACTGCCCGACACTACCTCAGTcaggccagcagagggcagcctAATG aTCCGAATGTGAGGCGGTACTTGCAGCGGGCAGAGGAAAGACTAAGTAGTGACTACCAGAGAGaaaaagcattatataagggCATGTTTGCCAAACAGAAGGATGaagcgggggagggaggggtagacAGTGGGGTGACTCAGAAGTAA
- the zgc:153018 gene encoding transmembrane protein 179: MELDRRLLLAHCTAYTLSVLAGLMVVVPLALNGSDFKGRCALFTQGFWRMENRTGVGEDSEWVSRLVVQEWGPPAACQFATFVGVFTVLYGAAQGWRSLFYLHRQHDDTLFSAFLTLLLSLCVLFLSGGASVTLSLGLLSWCHTVTDHDRRPYSCVEAQSVPMYLDVDTSSFYTELTCAQASLWCVTVLWLTHSILSFLRLYHSHSQQIRGPCLSREKELLLGHPPLDRSPPHPHPHPHPHPHPHPPPYTQEAPSVFI, encoded by the exons ATGGAACTGGATCGGCGACTGTTGTTGGCTCACTGCACAGCCTACACCCTTTCAGTTCTCGCCGGTTTGATGGTGGTGGTGCCTCTCGCTCTAAACGGGTCCGACTTCAAAGGGCGATGCGCGCTATTCACTCAAGGATTCTGGAGAATGGAGAATCGAACTGGTGTAGGGGAAGACTCCGAATGGGTCTCTCGGTTGGTTGTACAAGAGTGGGGGCCTCCCGCTGCATGCCAGTTCGCAACATTTGTTGGGGTGTTCACAGTGCTGTACGGCGCGGCGCAGGGCTGGCGGAGCCTTTTTTACCTCCATCGACAGCACGACGA CACCCTGTTCTCTGCCTTCCTTACCCTACtactgagtctgtgtgtgctgtttctgtCCGGCGGGGCAAGCGTCACCCTCAGTCTGGGGTTGCTCTCCTGGTGTCACACCGTCACCGACCACGACAGGCGTCCATATAG CTGTGTAGAGGCCCAGTCTGTGCCCATGTACTTGGATGTTGACACCTCTTCTTTCTACACTGAACTCACCTGTGCACAG GCCTCCCTCTGGTGTGTCACAGTGCTGTGGCTGACCCACTCCATCCTGTCTTTCCTGCGCCTCTACCACTCCCATAGCCAGCAGATCAGAGGCCCGTGCTTGTCCAGAGAGAAGGAGCTGCTTCTGGGACATCCCCCACTGGATCGCTCCCCACCACATCCACACCCGCACCCACATCCACATCCTCatccacacccacccccatacacacaggAGGCACCCAGTGTCTTCATCTAA
- the si:ch211-107m4.1 gene encoding heterogeneous nuclear ribonucleoprotein U-like protein 2 has translation MNLAEVKKLKVAELRAKLQQRGLDAKGLKADLVERLMSAIEAESQAALSIEVGDKDGLPGGDEVQQQDDHVLGLSTPAGEIVARTSSQSPAGPGEPTHKEDAEVDRKELTRVGETAIAGSSQTEKSTSPRAPAAAELATNHPTLPLLTQEETNAAPVLVETPACPSKPVPRESSAEAKPVSLGDAPSLSLVKGTLVEAKLGQENPQTQQKNTEQFPLHLAEGPNEQAPGPDTEVPVAPTKSTLPQSETKEQTLTTATGNQGPTEEAKPTTSASIIVPQGKVEMKNDDLNGSTRMQNQAGSVSDDNVAEPDWSIGAERGSDDETASEPEKEVSKGTEAEGKNEGELRGVKRPRVERARGYYEFKEEINYNRAKSPEPEPEAEDEEEVDSELVQLDSYNCDLHFEVGKDGCSGQPLFSEKFPLLWSGCRLTHGFNQGSVGFEAKIVKKLPVADLNAEDPGAHVLRVGWSLDNSSFQLGEVELSYGYDGRGKKVTGGKEEEFGEPFSEGDVIGCYASFCDSQVALSFHKNGSPVGTAFTVSRALLASHALHPHVLCRNVCVALNLDPAGSPWFPPPPEHTPFPALPPELRVRAPLPPVSKQQCEVLMMVGMPGAGKSHWAQTHMAQNPEKRYNILSTHTMLSCMKNVPESEQKEQVIQQATQCVSGLIKVAARRRRNYILDQTNVYASAQRRKLLHFRGFQRRAVVICPTDEEWKRRLAAHQQQEGEEVPDTSLLKVKVSFTLPQQGDYLEEVLFPEMSREETEKLLSGYKEEARRLLPSQPKRKRHRSNRKNRPPPNAPSHPRRNHQDWGYGGPRGGYSQRPYGHQPYWGQPRREDYRPYYNQYRMEYDPFYGRNYDPRRYRDYFQQYTGGWNRSFQDQGHYGDRNYGYGSYRGYR, from the exons ATGAATCTGGCCGAGGTAAAAAAGTTGAAAGTGGCAGAATTGCGGGCCAAGCTCCAGCAACGAGGCCTGGACGCGAAAGGACTGAAGGCCGACCTTGTAGAGCGCCTAATGAGTGCCATTGAGGCCGAATCCCAGGCTGCGTTGTCAATCGAAGTCGGGGATAAAGATGGCCTTCCTGGGGGAGACGAGGTACAGCAACAGGATGACCACGTTTTGGGACTTTCCACGCCGGCGGGGGAAATTGTGGCACGAACGAGTAGTCAGTCACCAGCCGGACCTGGAGAACCTACCCATAAGGAGGACGCCGAAGTTGACAGAAAAGAGTTGACACGGGTAGGCGAGACAGCCATTGCCGGTTCAAGTCAAACAGAAAAGTCGACCTCTCCTAgggcaccagcagcagcagaattagcAACCAACCATCCGACATTGCCACTGTTAACACAGGAGGAAACGAATGCTGCCCCAGTCTTGGTAGAAACACCAGCTTGCCCATCCAAGCCCGTTCCTAGAGAATCATCAGCGGAAGCAAAACCTGTATCGTTAGGAGATGCGCCCTCGCTTTCCCTTGTAAAGGGAACCTTGGTGGAAGCTAAGTTGGGGCAAGAAAACCCGCAAACGCAACAGAAGAACACCGAACAGTTTCCGCTACATTTAGCTGAAGGTCCTAACGAGCAGGCCCCAGGACCAGACACTGAAGTTCCCGTTGCACCCACCAAGAGTACCCTTCCGCAGTCCGAAACCAAAGAACAGACTTTGACCACTGCTACTGGTAATCAAGGGCCCACAGAAGAAGCCAAACCAACTACAAGCGCCTCAATTATTGTACCCCAAGGCAAAGTGGAGATGAAAAATGACGACTTGAACGGAAGCACGCGGATGCAAAATCAAGCCGGGTCAGTAAGTGATGACAACGTAGCAGAGCCAGACTGGTCGATTGGGGCTGAAAGAGGCAGCGACGATGAGACTGCATCTGAACCAGAGAAGGAAG TGTCCAAGGGAACTGAAGCAGAGGGAAAGAATGAGGGAGAACTCAGGGGTGTGAAGAGGCCGCGTGTAGAAAGAGCCAGGGGCTACTATGAATTCAAGGAGGAGATCAACTACAACCG GGCAAAATCCCCAGAGCCCGAACCTGAGGctgaggacgaggaggaggtgGATTCGGAGTTGGTGCAGCTGGATTCAT ATAACTGTGACTTGCACTTTGAGGTTGGGAAGGATGGGTGCAGTGGCCAGCCTCTGTTTTCGGAGAAGTTCCCCCTCTTGTGGTCGGGATGCCGCCTAACCCATGGATTCAATCAGGGCAGCGTGGGCTTTGAGGCTAAG ATTGTGAAGAAGCTTCCAGTGGCTGACTTAAACGCGGAAGATCCCGGCGCACATGTTTTAAGAGTGGGCTGGTCTCTCGACAATTCCAGCTTCCAGCTCG gggagGTGGAGTTGTCGTATGGTTATGATGGGCGGGGCAAAAAGGTTACTGGTGGAAAGGAAGAGGAATTTGGGGAGCCCTTCTCTGAGGGTGATGTCATTGGCTGTTATGCT TCCTTCTGTGACAGCCAGGTGGCACTCTCCTTCCATAAGAACGGCTCCCCGGTTGGCACGGCGTTCACTGTGAGCCGCGCCCTCCTGGCCAGCCACGCCCTGCACCCGCACGTGCTCTGCAGGAACGTCTGTGTGGCCCTCAACCTGGACCCTGCTGGGTCGCCATGGTTTCCTCCGCCCCCTGAACACACCCCTTTCCCGGCCCTGCCCCCGGAACTTCGAGTTCGGGCCCCGCTGCCTCCGGTCTCCAAGCAGCAGTGCGAA GTGCTGATGATGGTGGGCATGCCCGGAGCAGGGAAGTCTCACTGGGCCCAGACTCACATGGCCCAGAACCCAGAGAAGCGCTACAACAtcctgagcacacacaccatgctcaGCTGCATGAAG AATGTTCCGGAGTCTGAGCAGAAGGAGCAGGTGATTCAGCAGGCCACTCAGTGTGTTAGTGGGCTGATCAAAGTGGCAGCACGCAGACGGCGAAATTACATCCTAGACCag ACGAATGTGTACGCCTCTGCGCAGCGGCGGAAGCTGCTGCACTTCAGGGGTTTCCAGCGGAGGGCGGTGGTCATCTGTCCCACGGACGAGGAGTGGAAGCGACGCCTGGCGGCTCACCAGCAGCAGGAGGGCGAGGAGGTGCCCGACACGTCCCTCCTCAAAGTGAAGG TGAGCTTCACTCTGCCGCAGCAGGGCGACTACCTGGAGGAGGTCCTGTTCCCGGAGATGTCCCGAGAGGAGACTGAGAAACTGCTGAGCGGGTACAAGGAGGAGGCCCGCCGCCTGCTCCCCAGCCAGCCCAAACGCAAGAGGCACCGCAGCAACCGCAAGAACAGGCCGCCCCCAAACGCTCCCAGCCACCCGAGGCGCAACCACCAGGACTGGGGATacg gagGGCCCAGAGGAGGGTACAGCCAGCGACCGTATGGCCACCAGCCATATTGGGGACAGCCACGCAGAGAG GACTACCGACCATACTACAATCAGTACCGCATGGAATATGACCCCTTCTACGGCCGTAACTATGACCCGCGGCGGTACAGGGACTACTTCCAGCAATACACTGGAGGG tGGAATCGCTCTTTCCAAGACCAGGGTCACTATGGCGACAGGAACTATGGTTACGGCAGCTACCGTGGGTATCGataa
- the adssl gene encoding adenylosuccinate synthase, like encodes MAADNIASNGGETASLNGEPPAKRHRESGDDCSLPRILKPEPHNKVTVVLGAQWGDEGKGKVVDLLAMDADIVCRCQGGNNAGHTVVVDSVEYDFHLLPSGVLNKNAVSFIGNGVVIHLPGLFQEAEKNLQKGKGLQGWEDRLKISDRAHIVFNFHQAVDGIQEQERQQQAGKNLGTTKKGIGPAYSSKAARNGLRVCDLVSDFSVFQEKFRVLAGHFQTMYPTLNIDVDAELEQLKGFAERLRPLVTDGVYFMHKALTGPSKKILVEGANAALLDIDFGTYPFVTSSNCTVGGVCTGLGVPPSHVGRVYGVVKAYTTRVGVGAFPTEQDNETGSLLQSRGREFGVTTGRRRRCGWLDLVLVRYAHMINGFTALALTKLDILDTLSEIKVGVAYTVDGKPIPSFPANMDVLTRVSVQYETLPGWCCSTEGVRSFGELPLQAQKYIHFIEDFLQVPVKWVGVGKSRECIIKLF; translated from the exons ATGGCAGCGGATAACATAGCGTCTAATGGCGGGGAAACGGCGTCCTTGAACGGCGAACCGCCCGCCAAGCGACATCGGGAAAGTGGAGACGACTGTTCTCTGCCTCGGATATTGAAGCCGGAGCCTCACAATAAAGTGACGGTAGTCCTTGGTGCTCAGTGGGGAGATGAGGGAAAGGGGAAAGTGGTGGACCTCCTGGCAATGGACGCGGACATTGTGTGCAGGTGTCAG GGAGGAAACAATGCAGGACACACCGTGGTGGTGGACTCTGTGGAGTACGACTTCCACCTGCTGCCCAGTGGGGTTCTGAACAAAAACGCCGTCTCCTTCATCG GTAATGGAGTTGTCATTCACCTGCCCGGACTGTTTCAGGAAGCCGAGAAGAACTTGCAGAAGGGGAAAG GACTTCAGGGCTGGGAGGACAGACTGAAGATTTCTGACCGTGCACACATTG tgTTTAACTTCCATCAGGCTGTGGATGGGAttcaggagcaggagaggcAGCAGCAGGCAGGGAAAAa tTTGGGTACCACCAAGAAGGGCATTGGGCCGGCTTACTCCTCCAAGGCTGCCCGTAATGGACTCAGAGTGTGTGACCTGGTGTCAGACTTTTCTGTCTTCCAGGAGAA GTTTCGTGTCCTGGCAGGGCATTTTCAGACCATGTACCCCACCCTGAACATTGATGTGGATGCTGAGCTGGAGCAACTCAAG GGCTTTGCAgagagactccgccccctggTGACTGACGGTGTGTACTTCATGCACAAGGCTCTCACTGGACCCAGCAAGAAAATCCTGGTGGAGGGGGCCAATGCCGCCTTGCTGGACATAGACTTTG GGACCTACCCCTTTGTGACTTCGTCAAACTGCACAGTGGGTGGCGTGTGCACCGGACTGGGCGTTCCTCCGTCCCATGTCGGTCGGGTGTACGGTGTAGTCAAGGCTTATACTACTCGAGTGGGGGTGGGAGCTTTCCCCACAGAACAGGACAAT GAAACTGGGTCCCTGCTGCAGTCCCGGGGCAGGGAGTTTGGGGTGACGACGGGACGGCGGCGGCGCTGTGGCTGGCTGGACCTGGTCCTGGTCCGCTACGCCCACATGATCAACGGCTTTACGGC TCTTGCCCTTACGAAGCTGGACATCCTGGACACGTTATCAGAGATCAAGGTGGGCGTGGCTTACACAGTTGATGGAAAGCCCATTCCCAGCTTCCCCG CGAACATGGATGTGCTGACGCGGGTCTCCGTGCAGTACGAGACCCTGCCGGGGTGGTGCTGCAGCACCGAGGGGGTGCGCAGCTTTGGggagctccccctgcaggcgcAGAAGTACATCCACTTCATCGAGGACTTCCTGCAAGTGCCTG tgaaatGGGTCGGAGTGGGCAAGTCTCGTGAGTGCATAATCAAGTTGTTTTGA
- the nudt22 gene encoding uridine diphosphate glucose pyrophosphatase NUDT22 — protein MDPEASVLLDCSPWKGLREAQVEVELSARYNRKNVAEVEQYIEEVWTERVTQDPWLFNGAKFRLFSARLTPHLTCNDIQGAGDAHREGFSVKQESRIGAGDGDSVALSPTAKGRKVDWRRGDTREQSGATKQTNEGQNNMERVSENGEMLERERGVCTPQEIQCTQKDTGSRVDSEKHALHPQNKGTSYSNCHNDKLATCPQAQRGTERAEHARLILQLGLTCYKDFLGTNWSRGVGALMRRGAAEFGDPHALLAQPLGVGGVLRTADGLLVLLRRSQRVAEAAGLLDIPGGHPEPKAVCQGVSEDSIQVEQLTESAVVRELFSSICMEIRDEVNIPLSTLSEPVLLGIALNHTSAGRPSAEFYISCSLSSEEVKKFYWQGGPEAHESTDIVFLSEEEMMQLDDCAPLWKELCPSAKGAVMLYRLVLPDILNVSTDK, from the exons ATGGATCCAGAGGCATCTGTACTGCTGGACTGCTCACCCTGGAAGGGCCTGAGGGAAGCTCAGGTGGAAGTGGAGCTTTCAGCCAG GTATAACCGTAAGAACGTGGCAGAGGTTGAACAATACATCGAGGAAGTGTGGACAGAGAGGGTGACCCAGGATCCCTGGCTCTTCAATGGAGCCAAGTTCAGACTCTTCTCTGCTAGACTGACACCTCATCTCACCTGCAATGACATCCAAGGAGCAGGAGATGCACACCGGGAGGGGTTTAGTGTGAAGCAAGAAAGCAGGATAGGGGCTGGTGACGGTGATTCAGTGGCCTTGTCTCCCACCGCAAAAGGCAGGAAAGTGGATTGGAGGAGAGGTGACACAAGAGAACAGAGTGGGGCAACCAAACAGACCAACGAGGGGCAAAATAACATGGAGAGAGTCAGTGAGAATGGCGAAATGttggagcgagagagaggtgtATGCACTCCACAAGAAATACAGTGCACTCAGAAAGACACAGGGTCACGTGTAGACTCGGAGAAACACGCACTACACCCCCAAAACAAAGGAACGAGTTATTCCAACTGCCACAACGACAAGCTGGCGACGTGcccacaggcacagagaggaacGGAGAGAGCAGAACACGCCCGCCTGATCCTGCAGCTCGGCCTCACCTGTTACAAAGACTTCCTGGGCACCAACTGgtccaggggggtgggggccctCATGAGGCGCGGGGCGGCCGAGTTTGGGGACCCGCACGCCCTCCTGGCCCAGCcgctgggggtgggaggggtgctgCGGACCGCAGACGGCCTGCTCGTGCTGCTCAGGAGGAGCCAGAGGGTGGCGGAGGCAGCGGGGCTCCTGGATATACCCGGGGGTCACCCTGAACCCAAG GCTGTGTGCCAGGGGGTGAGTGAGGACAGCATCCAGGTGGAGCAGCTGACGGAAAGCGCCGTGGTCAGGGAGCTCTTCTCCTCCATTTGTATGGAGATCAGGGACGAG GTGAACATTCCCCTTAGTACGCTAAGCGAGCCGGTCCTGTTGGGAATCGCCCTCAATCACACCAGCGCGGGTCGACCCAGCGCCGAGTTCTACATCAG TTGCTCTCTGTCCTCTGAAGAGGTGAAGAAGTTCTATTGGCAGGGAGGCCCTGAGGCCCACGAATCTACTGACATTGTTTTTCTGAGCGAAGAG GAAATGATGCAGCTGGATGATTGCGCCCCCTTGTGGAAGGAGCTGTGCCCCTCGGCCAAGGGAGCAGTGATGCTGTACCGGCTCGTGTTGCCAGACATACTGAATGTTTCCACCGACAAGTGA